Proteins encoded together in one Coregonus clupeaformis isolate EN_2021a unplaced genomic scaffold, ASM2061545v1 scaf0652, whole genome shotgun sequence window:
- the LOC121559806 gene encoding CMRF35-like molecule 5, with the protein MKILYVISCCLLSALCVVESAVINVKDVVGGQVTVGCSFTLAGNTIKRFCKGTCSDEDILVQTNGRKNVSQGRYSIEDNRDGVFYVTIKNLKMSDSGTYWCGVDRFIKDTYQEVRLIVTD; encoded by the exons ATGAAGATACTCTATGTTATCTCCTGCTGTCTcctctcag CTCTGTGTGTTGTGGAGTCAGCTGTCATTAATGTGAAGGATGTGGTGGGAGGACAAGTCACTGTGGGCTGCTCATTCACATTGGCAGGGAACACCATCAAACGCTTCTGCAAGGGGACATGTTCTGATGAAGACATTCTGGTTCAAACTAATGGGAGAAAGAATGTATCTCAAGGTAGATACAGTATAGAAGACAACAGAGATGGAGTCTTCTATGTGACCATCAAGAACCTGAAGATGTCAGACTCTGGGACCTACTGGTGTGGAGTGGACAGATTTATAAAGGACACATACCAAGAGGTGCGTCTCATAGTTACAGATG